A single genomic interval of Deinococcus radiotolerans harbors:
- the rpsF gene encoding 30S ribosomal protein S6, with the protein MNQYDLNLILNPNLSAEQVGIEKEYIETTVKNAGGEISTLDELGNRRLAYAVSKDREGYYLMYTIKAAGNPETDIASTLRLRDHVRRVLVVKDRPEWKTKKA; encoded by the coding sequence ATGAACCAGTACGACCTGAACCTGATCCTGAACCCCAACCTCAGCGCCGAGCAGGTGGGCATCGAGAAGGAATACATCGAGACCACCGTGAAGAACGCGGGCGGGGAAATCAGCACCCTGGACGAGCTCGGCAACCGCCGCCTCGCCTACGCCGTGAGCAAGGACCGCGAGGGCTACTACCTGATGTACACCATCAAGGCCGCTGGCAACCCCGAAACGGACATCGCCAGCACCCTGCGTCTGCGTGACCACGTGCGCCGCGTCCTGGTGGTCAAGGACCGCCCGGAGTGGAAGACCAAGAAGGCCTGA
- a CDS encoding DinB family protein, whose translation MTNPSESASNAVSGILGILREAVLGGQPGQGTAFLDGTKADGSGNHGLLATLDALSAAQASQDVLGSTVAAHAAHTAYHLEVIVRWERDGDRGPFDWKGSFEPTHVDDPAWAAVRARLRAAYEDLVAFARTWEGRPVDGDVTEGLSGAVAHVAYHLGAIRQLVKGVQ comes from the coding sequence ATGACGAACCCCAGCGAGTCGGCGTCCAACGCGGTCAGCGGCATCCTCGGCATCCTGCGGGAAGCCGTCTTGGGCGGTCAGCCCGGTCAGGGCACCGCCTTCCTGGACGGCACAAAGGCAGACGGCAGTGGCAACCACGGCCTGCTGGCCACCCTGGACGCCCTGAGCGCTGCGCAGGCCAGCCAGGACGTACTGGGCAGCACCGTGGCCGCGCACGCAGCCCACACTGCCTACCACCTGGAGGTCATCGTCCGCTGGGAACGCGACGGCGACCGGGGTCCCTTCGACTGGAAGGGCAGTTTCGAGCCCACCCACGTGGACGATCCGGCGTGGGCGGCGGTCCGGGCCCGCCTGCGCGCCGCGTACGAGGATCTGGTGGCCTTCGCGCGCACCTGGGAAGGCCGCCCTGTGGACGGCGACGTGACCGAGGGCCTGAGTGGCGCGGTCGCGCACGTCGCGTATCACCTGGGGGCGATCCGGCAACTGGTCAAGGGCGTGCAGTGA